A single genomic interval of Alligator mississippiensis isolate rAllMis1 chromosome 15, rAllMis1, whole genome shotgun sequence harbors:
- the SPRYD3 gene encoding SPRY domain-containing protein 3, with protein MDDLNLHYRFLNWRRRIREIREVRAIRYQERFKHILVDGDTLSYHGNSGEVGCYVAPRPLTKDNNYFEVSIVDSGVRGTIAVGLVPQYYSLDHQPGWLPDSVAYHADDGKLYNGRAKGRQFGTKCSSGDRIGCGIEPVSFEVQTAQIFFTKNGKRVGSTILPLSPDGLFPAVGMHSLGEEVRLHLHAELGTEEDDSIMMVDSYEDEWGRLHDVKVCGTLLEYVGKGKSIIDVGLAQARHALSTRSHYFEVEIVDPGEKCYIALGLARKDYPKNRHPGWSRGSVAYHADDGKIFHGSGVGDPFGPRCYKGDIMGCGIMFPRDYILDSEGDSDDSCETPEVRARPRGVRNVLYLPHEPDEDEEDEEDDGEDMEQEHEGKKVVVFFTRNGKIIGKKEAVVPGGGFFPTIGMLSSGEKVKVDLHPLSG; from the exons ATGGATGACCTGAACCTGCACTACCGGTTCCTGAACTGGAGGCGGCGGATCCGGGAGATCCGGGAGGTGCGGGCTATCCGCTACCAGGAGCGCTTCAAGCACATCCTCGTGGATGGTGACACATTGAG TTATCATGGGAACTCTGGCGAAGTCGGCTGCTACGTGGCCCCCCGGCCGCTGACCAAAGACAACAACTACTTTGAG GTGTCAATTGTGGACAGCGGTGTGCGGGGCACCATTGCTGTGGGCCTCGTGCCACAATATTACAGCCTGGACCACCAGCCGGGGTGGCTGCCGGACTCCGTGGCCTACCACGCCGATGACGGCAA GCTGTACAATGGGCGAGCCAAGGGCCGGCAGTTTGGGACAAAGTGCAGCTCTGGGGACCGCATTGGCTGTGGCATCGAGCCAGTGTCCTTCGAGGTGCAGACGGCCCAGATCTTCTTCACCAAGAATGGCAAGAGG GTGGGCTCCACCATCCTGCCGCTGTCCCCAGATGGGCTGTTCCCTGCCGTGGGCATGCACTCGCTGGGGGAGGAGGTGCGGCTCCACCTGCACGCTGAGCTGGGCACCGAGGAAGACGACAGCATCATGATGGTGGACAGTTATGAGGACGAGTGGGGGCGACTGCATGATGTCAAGGTCTGCGGCACG CTCCTGGAGTACGTGGGCAAGGGCAAGAGCATCATTGACGTGGGCCTGGCCCAGGCCCGGCACGCGCTCAGCACCCGCAGTCACTACTTCGAGGTGGAGATCGTGGACCCCGGGGAGAAGTGCTACATTGCCCTGGGGCTGGCCCGCAAG gacTACCCGAAAAACCGGCACCCGGGCTGGAGCCGTGGATCCGTGGCCTATCATGCAG ATGATGGGAAGATCTTCCACGGGAGCGGCGTGGGTGACCCCTTCGGGCCCCGCTGCTACAAGGGCGACATCATGGGCTGTGGCATCATGTTCCCGCGGGACTACATCCTGGACAGCGAAG GTGACAGTGATGACAGCTGTGAGACACCGGAGGTGCGTGCCCGGCCGCGGGGCGTGCGCAACGTGCTCTACCTGCCCCACGAGCCCGACGAGGACGAGGAGGATGAGGAAGACGATGGGGAGGACATGGAGCAGGAGCATGAGGGCAAGAAAGTGGTG GTGTTCTTCACCCGCAATGGGAAGATCATTGGGAAGAAGGAGGCCGTGGTGCCTGGCGGCGGGTTCTTCCCCACCATCGGCATGCTCAGCAGCGGCGAGAAGGTCAAAGTAGACCTGCATCCGCTCAGTGGCTAG